In Campylobacter sp., the DNA window CCGTATAGCCGCACCTGCGCAAAAAAGGAGCTGTCCGCAGGGATCTGCAGCGCGCGGTAAGAAAATAGAGGGATCAAAATAAGCACCGCAAACATCAGTGCGCCCTGAAATGCGTCGGTGATCGCGACGGCCTTAAATCCGCCGAAAAAGGTATAAAACACGACGATTAAGATCGTAGCGACCGCACCGTATGTAAAATTTAGCCCGAAAAAGCTCTCAAAGGTCTTGCCGCCCGCGATGATGCCGCTGCTAACGTAGAGCGTAAAAAATATGATGATCAAAAGCCCGGAGATGATGCGAAGCGTCTTGGTGCGGTCTTTGAAGCGGTTTTCTAAAAAATCAGGGATCGTGACGCTGTCGCTTGCTACCTCGGTGTAAATTCTAAGCCTTTTTGCAAGAAATTTATAATTGCACCACGCGCCCACGCAAAGTCCTAGGGCGATCCAGATATTGCAAATCCCCGTTGCGAACATCGCGCCCGGCACCCCCAAAAGCATCCAGCCGCTCATATCGCTAGCGCCCGCGCTAAGCGCCGTTACGAATGGGCCCAAGCGGCGATTATCGAGCAGATACTCGCTTAAGCTCGCATTCTTGTCATAATAATACCTACCTATAAAAATAAGCGCGCCGAAATATATCGCGATTGCGCAATAGGTCCAAAAGCTCATCGTTGCCTCCTTTTAAAAAAGCTAATTTTACTCTATTTCAAATAAAATTTTACTTTCGGAATTTAGCCAGATTTTAACGAAATTTTAGTATTCTTGCCGTTTAAATTTTAAGAAAAAGGCGCCTTGGTTGAACGAGAAAATTTTAAAGGTCGTATTTGTTTTGACTGTAATCGCCGTGGGGCTTTATTTCACTTATCCCGAACTGAGCGAAGCGCAAAAAATTTCATACGCCAAAAGTTACGGCATCACTCTTATTTTGACCTCCGGCGGCATTGTGATCGGTATCGCATTAGGATTTATGCTGGCATTTTTAAAATTTCTAAACAATAAATTTCTAAGCTTCATTATCGACGAATACGTAGATATCATCCGCGGAACTCCAATCGTTATCCAGCTTATGGTGTTCGTGTTTATTATCTTTGCTACGTGGAGCAATAATATCGCAGCTGCAATCTTTGCGCTGGGGCTTAATAGCTCAGCCTACGTCGCGGAGATCGTACGCAGCGGCATAAACAGCGTCGATCGCGGCCAGATGGAAGCTGCGCGCGCGATGGGGCTAGGCTACGGCACGGCGATGAAAGAGATCGTCTTTCCGCAGGCGATAAAAAACATTTTGCCCGCGCTTGCGAATGAGTTTATTAGCCTTTTTAAAGAAACCTCGGTCGTGGGTCTCGTAGCAATTACCGATCTTACGTTTTTTTCAAAAAGCATGCAGGCGGCACTTTATACCGTCCAGCCGATACTTTTTGCCGCAGTGCTTTACTATGCAAGCGTGAAATTTTTCTCGTTTTTAGTAAAAATGCTAGAAAGTAGGTTAAACCGCAATGATTGAAATATCAAATTTAACCAAATCCTACGGCAATTTATCGGTGTTAAAAGGAATTTCAAAGAGCATAAATAAAGGCGATATCGTAGCGATCATCGGTCCAAGTGGCGGCGGTAAATCGACCTTTTTGCGCTGCTTAAATTTGCTTGAAATTCCAAGCGGCGGCACTATTAAAATAGACGGCGAGGATATTACCGATAAGCACACTGATATTAATAAAATTCGCCGCAAAGTTAGTATGGTGTTTCAGCATTTCAACCTCTTTGCAAATAAAAACGTGCTGGAAAATTTAACTCTAGCGCCCATAAAAGCGGGCATTTATACTAAAGAACAAGCCTACGCAAAAGCAGAGGAGCTACTGCAAAAGGTCGGTCTTAGCGATAAGGCCTATACTTATCCGCACAAGCTTAGCGGTGGGCAAAAGCAACGCATCGCAATCGCTAGAAGTTTGGCGGTAAATCCGGATGTGATTTTATTCGACGAGCCCACTTCGGCGTTAGATCCCGAGATGATCGGCGAGGTATTAGGCATAATGAAAGAGGTCGCTAAAGAGGGCATTACGATGCTTGTGGTAACGCACGAGATGGGCTTTGCACGCAATGTCGCGAATAGGATTTTTTTTATGGAGGGCGGCAATATCGCTGTGGACGATACGCCTAAAAACGTATTTGAAAATCCGCAAAATCCGAGATTGAAAGAATTTTTAAATAAAATTTTAAACCACTAAAGGAGAGGGAAATGAAAAAATTTATGAGATTTTTAGTTGCGAGCGCTTTGCTTTGCGGTTCGCTAGTCGCTAAAGACATCACCAAAGATACGCTCATCGTAGGCACGAACGCCGAGTATCCGCCGTTTGAGTTCGTGGATGAAAACTCCAAAGTCACGGGCTTTGATATGGATCTGGTAGCCGAGCTTGCAAAGCGAGCGGGCGTGAAATATGAAATTTTAAATATGAGCTTTGACGGGCTAATCCCTGCGATTAAAAGCGGCAAGATCGATATGATCGCCTCGGGTATGAGCGCGACGCCGGATCGCAAAAAGGCGATCGATTTCACCAATCCTTACTACAAGGTCGAAAATTTATATATCAAGCGCAAGGACGATAGCTCGTTAAATTCTAAGGCGGATCTGCAGGGTAAGCGCCTTGCCGCGCAGCTAGGTACCATTCAAGAGCTTGCGATCAGAGATATCAAAGGTGCCGAGGTTAGCGCTACGGAGAACGTTTTTGTAGCCGTCATGTCGCTTAAAAACAAAAAGATCGATGCGCTTTGCGTGGATTCATCCGTAGGCTACGAATATCTTAAGAAAAACGACGATCTAACCGCATTTTTTAAAGAATCCGACGGCAGCGAGGGCTTTTCTATCGCATTTGATAAGGGCAAATATCCCGAGCTACTCGCTAAATTTAATACAGCTCTTGAGGAGATGAAAAAAGACGGAAGCTACGAAAAGCTTTTGGAAAAGTATAATTTAAAATAATCCGCAAAATTTAGGCGCAAATTCCTCTTGCAGAATTTGCGCCGCCTAAGAGGAATCCTATGAAAAAGATATTTTTAGCACTTGCGATTTTGCTCTGCACGCAAAGCTTTGCGGAGCAAAAAGACAGATACGGCATCGCTGCGTTTGCAGGTCTTGGCAATGACGGCAGAAGCTTCGTTTTTACTTTCAGAAAGGCTCAAAAAGATCGTTTCTTTCCCTGCGACTTAAAAAATTTAAACATAATCGCCGCGGGTGCTTCTAGGTGCATAACGGACGCTAAGGAGCTAAAGAAATTCGACAAAGAATATAAAAAAGCTCTCGAGTCTGTGATAAAACCCGGCAAGCGCTACTACGTAAATTTAATCGATCGCGGCAATGACGCCTATGTTTGCGACGCAAGCGATCCTAAAAGCAATCTGCGATTGGATCTAGTGGCAGCAGGGTTTGCCGTTCCGACAACCGACGATAGCGAACTACTTTTAAAAGCCGCCGAGGAGGCCAAAGAGGCTAAGCGCGGAATGTATAGCGCAAAATTTTGGGATGTTACCAACTGCATCCTAAACGGCGTGCCGATGCCGAAAAAGATAGATGAGTGAAATTTACGCGCTTAGCGACGATGCCTTAACGCCGCCGCAAACTATCTTTTCGCAGATAGATGAGATTTTACGCTGCGGCGTAAAGCTCGTGCAGTACCGCAGCAAGCTCGCCGCGCAGGATGAAGCTTTAATCCGCTCTCTCATCGGTCTTTGTGAGGATTACGGCGCCAAACTCATCATCAACGACGATGCGACGCTTGCCAAAAAGCTTGGCGCGCACGGCGTGCATATCGGCAAGGACGACGGCGAGACGGCGCAGGTGCGCGAGTTTTTAGGTGCGGATAAGATCATCGGCGTTAGCTGCTACGCTGGTCTTGCTCGCGCGCAAAAGGCCGAAGCGCAGGGCGCTAGCTACGTAGCCTTCGGCTCGCTAAGGCGCAGCAAGACAAAACCTAATGCGCTGCTTTGCCCCGATGCGCTCGTGCAAGAGGCGCGAAAATTTTTAAATCTCCCAATCGCCGTAATCGGCGGGATAAGCTTAGAAAATTTAGATGAAATTTTAGTCCTCAAGCCCGATTATATCGCTATGGTAGAGGCGATCTACAGACCCGCTTCAATTACGCAGAATTTAGCAAATTTAAAGGAAAAAATGGATGAATATATTTGACGCCGTGATTTTAGGCATCGTCGAGGGGCTGACGGAGTTTCTGCCCGTAAGCTCGACCGGGCACATGATCCTGGCCGCAAAACTGATGGGTTTGCAGCAGACCGACACGCTTAAATGCTTCGAGGTCGTTATCCAGCTAGGCTCGATCCTAGCGGTCGTCGCGATGTTTTACAAGCGGCTTTTGGTCGATTTTAAGCTCTGGTGCAAACTTATCGTGGGCTTCATCCCCACTGCAGCGATCGGCTTTTTGCTCTATAAAAGCATCAAATCTCTATTCGCGCCACAGACCGTCGCCTACGCGCTGATCGGCTGGGGCGTTATTTTTATCGCGGTCGAGCTCTTTCGCAAGGTGCGCCCGAGAGAGGACGAGCTAGAACATCTGGATCAAATCTCATACGTTCAGGCCTTCATCATCGGGCTTTCGCAATGTTTTGCGATGGTGCCGGGTACTTCGCGCAGCGGCGCTACCATCATCGCAGGGCTTTTGTGCGGGCTAAGCAGAAACCTAGCCGCGCGCTTTAGCTTCCTACTCGCGATCCCTACGATGTTTGCGGCGACTTTTTACGACACCTATAAAAATTTAGACACCTTCGCGCAAAACTCCGCTAATATCACAACCTTTCTCGTAGGCGGCGTAGTGGCGTTCGTAGTGGCGCTTGCGGCGATCAAGCTATTTCTAAGCTTCGTCTCGAAGTTCGATTTCATCCCGTTTGGAATTTATAGAATTCTAATCGGCGCCATCTTTTTCATCTTCGTTTTTTAAACGCAATCATCAAAGGAATTTCATGAGCCTAGCAAAAAATATCGGCGCATTTTTAAAAGACAGATTCAGCCTCCTATCGGTATTCGGCGGCGCGGTGCTAAACGCATACACGCTAGTTTTGGTATTAAATTTAGCGCTCGGGCTGCTTCTTATCGCGCGCAGCGGCGAGCTGCTCTCTGCGCAGGCGCTGTTTTTTGCGGCATCTGCGATCTGCGGCGTGACGATACTTTTTTTCGCGCTTTACGCGCTTAGCTTTTACAGCGCCAGGCTATATAAAATTCTCGCCTTTGCGCTTCTGGCGATAAACGTAATCTTTGCGATCGCTCAGATTTTTTTGATCTTTAGCCTGGAGCTTACCTACTCGCACGGCACGCTGGACGCGCTAGTGCAAACGACGCCCAAGGAAGCCTTTGAGTTCGCGCACGCGTTTTTAAATTTTAAGCTTATCGCGGCTTTTTTGGCGCTTTTAATTTTCGTCTTCGCTGCCCTTAGACTTAGAGTGAGCCAGCGAGCACGGATGAAGCTATGTCGCGCGATAAAGCTAGCCTTTCTGCTTAGCTTGCTTGTTTTTATCGCACATGCGGCGTTTAAAAGCTACGTAGCCAAAAGCTCGAAAATGCGCGCCAGCATCATAATCGCGCTAAATAAAATTCCGATTTACAACTTTGCTTTCGTTACGAAGGATTATTTCGGCGCCGATTTTAAAAGCGTGCGCGAGCTACAAGCGGGATACCAAAGCATTTACGCCTCGCATTCGCATAAAACCGCGCCAAACCGCATCTCAAACGTCGTTTTTATTATCGGAGAGAGCCTGCAGCGAAATTTCATGAGCCTATACGGCTACTATCTGCCCACCACACCGAATCTGCAAGCGCTTGAGCAAAGTGGAAATTTAATCGCCTTTAGCGACGTCGTCTCGCCGGGCGCCAAGACCAACGACGTGTTAAAATA includes these proteins:
- a CDS encoding amino acid ABC transporter permease, with translation MAVGLYFTYPELSEAQKISYAKSYGITLILTSGGIVIGIALGFMLAFLKFLNNKFLSFIIDEYVDIIRGTPIVIQLMVFVFIIFATWSNNIAAAIFALGLNSSAYVAEIVRSGINSVDRGQMEAARAMGLGYGTAMKEIVFPQAIKNILPALANEFISLFKETSVVGLVAITDLTFFSKSMQAALYTVQPILFAAVLYYASVKFFSFLVKMLESRLNRND
- a CDS encoding amino acid ABC transporter ATP-binding protein, translating into MIEISNLTKSYGNLSVLKGISKSINKGDIVAIIGPSGGGKSTFLRCLNLLEIPSGGTIKIDGEDITDKHTDINKIRRKVSMVFQHFNLFANKNVLENLTLAPIKAGIYTKEQAYAKAEELLQKVGLSDKAYTYPHKLSGGQKQRIAIARSLAVNPDVILFDEPTSALDPEMIGEVLGIMKEVAKEGITMLVVTHEMGFARNVANRIFFMEGGNIAVDDTPKNVFENPQNPRLKEFLNKILNH
- a CDS encoding basic amino acid ABC transporter substrate-binding protein, which encodes MKKFMRFLVASALLCGSLVAKDITKDTLIVGTNAEYPPFEFVDENSKVTGFDMDLVAELAKRAGVKYEILNMSFDGLIPAIKSGKIDMIASGMSATPDRKKAIDFTNPYYKVENLYIKRKDDSSLNSKADLQGKRLAAQLGTIQELAIRDIKGAEVSATENVFVAVMSLKNKKIDALCVDSSVGYEYLKKNDDLTAFFKESDGSEGFSIAFDKGKYPELLAKFNTALEEMKKDGSYEKLLEKYNLK
- the thiE gene encoding thiamine phosphate synthase, whose product is MSEIYALSDDALTPPQTIFSQIDEILRCGVKLVQYRSKLAAQDEALIRSLIGLCEDYGAKLIINDDATLAKKLGAHGVHIGKDDGETAQVREFLGADKIIGVSCYAGLARAQKAEAQGASYVAFGSLRRSKTKPNALLCPDALVQEARKFLNLPIAVIGGISLENLDEILVLKPDYIAMVEAIYRPASITQNLANLKEKMDEYI
- a CDS encoding undecaprenyl-diphosphate phosphatase; its protein translation is MNIFDAVILGIVEGLTEFLPVSSTGHMILAAKLMGLQQTDTLKCFEVVIQLGSILAVVAMFYKRLLVDFKLWCKLIVGFIPTAAIGFLLYKSIKSLFAPQTVAYALIGWGVIFIAVELFRKVRPREDELEHLDQISYVQAFIIGLSQCFAMVPGTSRSGATIIAGLLCGLSRNLAARFSFLLAIPTMFAATFYDTYKNLDTFAQNSANITTFLVGGVVAFVVALAAIKLFLSFVSKFDFIPFGIYRILIGAIFFIFVF
- a CDS encoding phosphoethanolamine transferase; amino-acid sequence: MSLAKNIGAFLKDRFSLLSVFGGAVLNAYTLVLVLNLALGLLLIARSGELLSAQALFFAASAICGVTILFFALYALSFYSARLYKILAFALLAINVIFAIAQIFLIFSLELTYSHGTLDALVQTTPKEAFEFAHAFLNFKLIAAFLALLIFVFAALRLRVSQRARMKLCRAIKLAFLLSLLVFIAHAAFKSYVAKSSKMRASIIIALNKIPIYNFAFVTKDYFGADFKSVRELQAGYQSIYASHSHKTAPNRISNVVFIIGESLQRNFMSLYGYYLPTTPNLQALEQSGNLIAFSDVVSPGAKTNDVLKYVLNFGNYESEKQRPWSANLDIVNLARLANYETFWISNQERYGQWAVASGASAQMTDHSDFTNQIPVYKYAYSLDEVMLPSIKNFKSGARKSPLARKDESSAAEVNGTQKKDKFFILHLMGSHPSYEFRYPKSFAKFSAADISREPLDEGQKKELAHYLNTVAYNDFIVSEIYKIFASDNTLIVYFSDHAQSLYQYRGKLIHGGINRFTLEIPLIFMASDKFKEQNADLWTRIAAAKDRPFLNDDLIHAIAEILEMTELPEYDPARSVINADFNASRPRIIEGVDYDKVYKLQKEFGE